A window of the Gemmatirosa kalamazoonensis genome harbors these coding sequences:
- a CDS encoding PQQ-dependent sugar dehydrogenase: protein MRSSLLRRIVVAAALGTTGCGSAARLPLAEGIGPRPALPPPETSLIPVVKIAPARGWAAGERPTAGDGLAVAPFATGLDHPRWLYVLPNGDVLVAETNGPKRPDDNRGLKGWFFKRFQKKAGSAVPSANRITLLRDADGDGVAETRSVLLDSLYSPFGMALIGDRLYVANSDALVRVPYAAGETRIAARPETVTVLPGGKLNHHWTKSLLASPDGSRLYVGVGSNSNVAENGIDKETDRAAVWEIDPRTGAHRVLASGLRNPVGLAWDPDRGALWAAVNERDELGSDLVPDYMTAVKDGGFYGWPYSYWGQHVDTRVRRPRPDLVARALVPDYGLGAHTGSLGLASSRGTTLPERYRGGMFVGQHGSWNRKPLAGYRVIFVRFADGMPAGDPVEILTGFVGADGKARGRPVGVAIDGRGALLVADDVGNTVWRVTGARP from the coding sequence ATGCGCTCCAGTTTGCTTCGAAGGATCGTCGTCGCCGCCGCGTTAGGCACCACCGGCTGCGGATCGGCCGCCCGGCTTCCGCTCGCCGAGGGCATCGGCCCGCGTCCCGCGCTGCCGCCGCCGGAGACGTCGCTCATCCCCGTCGTGAAGATCGCGCCGGCGAGGGGATGGGCGGCCGGCGAGCGTCCCACTGCGGGTGACGGGCTCGCCGTCGCGCCGTTCGCGACGGGCCTCGATCACCCGCGCTGGCTGTACGTGCTGCCGAACGGCGACGTGCTCGTGGCGGAGACGAACGGCCCGAAGCGCCCCGACGACAACAGGGGGCTGAAGGGGTGGTTCTTCAAGCGGTTCCAGAAGAAGGCCGGGTCCGCGGTACCGAGCGCGAACCGCATCACGCTGCTGCGCGACGCGGACGGCGACGGCGTCGCGGAAACCCGTTCGGTGCTGCTCGACAGCCTGTACTCGCCGTTCGGCATGGCGCTCATCGGCGACCGGCTCTACGTGGCGAACAGCGACGCGCTCGTGCGCGTGCCGTACGCCGCGGGTGAGACGCGCATCGCGGCGCGGCCGGAAACCGTGACCGTGCTCCCCGGCGGGAAGCTGAACCACCACTGGACGAAGAGTCTGCTCGCGAGCCCCGACGGATCGCGCCTCTACGTCGGCGTCGGCTCGAACAGCAACGTCGCGGAGAACGGGATCGACAAGGAGACGGATCGCGCCGCGGTGTGGGAGATCGACCCGCGCACCGGAGCGCACCGCGTGCTCGCGTCGGGGCTGCGCAACCCGGTGGGGCTCGCGTGGGATCCGGACCGCGGCGCGCTGTGGGCCGCGGTGAACGAGCGCGACGAGTTAGGCAGCGACCTCGTGCCCGACTACATGACGGCGGTGAAGGACGGTGGCTTCTACGGCTGGCCGTACAGCTACTGGGGACAGCACGTCGACACGCGCGTGCGCCGGCCCCGCCCCGACCTCGTGGCCCGCGCGCTCGTTCCCGACTATGGGCTCGGCGCGCACACCGGATCGCTCGGCCTCGCGTCGTCGCGCGGCACGACGCTGCCCGAGCGCTACCGCGGCGGCATGTTCGTCGGCCAGCACGGCTCGTGGAACCGCAAGCCGCTCGCCGGCTACCGCGTGATCTTCGTCCGCTTCGCCGACGGGATGCCGGCGGGCGATCCGGTGGAGATCCTCACCGGCTTCGTCGGCGCCGACGGCAAGGCGCGTGGCCGCCCCGTCGGCGTGGCGATCGACGGCCGGGGCGCGCTGCTCGTGGCGGACGACGTCGGGAACACCGTGTGGCGGGTGACGGGGGCGAGGCCGTAG
- a CDS encoding serine hydrolase domain-containing protein, which produces MRPLAAAALVIACATSAATAAAQMPPNPAVDPIFAEWDRGDSPGCAVGAARNGRFVYERGYGMANLDYDVPNGPDIVYYVGSDSKQFTAAAIALLALDGKLSLDDDVRKFLPEMRDYGTPVTVRNLIHHTSGVRDVYALMSLRGDRMEDVFPDSAALDLIFRQKGLGFAPGSAYSYSNSGYYLLAQIVKRVTGQSLREFADARIFAPLGMTHTHFHDDPGHPMKWRAMSYERDGAGAYRISYLQNFDKTGAGGLYTTLGDLLKWDENYYTHQVGGDALRRLIHTRGVLTTGDTLPYAFGNEERTYRGLRTTEHGGSLMGYKAYVLRFPDAHFSVFVTCNLGTIDPGPLAHRVAEVYLGDRMTAPAAATTSVRASSTASDEPARPATDTTLVGTYYSDDLDATWRIVRAPDGSLALQLPRVRATPLVVRGSGYRAGTMGIRFEPGGVMVATVSRIGELRLTRR; this is translated from the coding sequence ATGCGCCCGCTCGCTGCCGCCGCTCTTGTCATCGCCTGCGCCACGTCCGCCGCGACCGCTGCCGCGCAGATGCCGCCCAACCCCGCCGTGGATCCCATCTTCGCCGAGTGGGACCGCGGGGACTCGCCGGGGTGCGCGGTCGGCGCCGCACGCAACGGCCGCTTCGTGTACGAGCGCGGCTACGGCATGGCGAACCTCGACTATGACGTGCCTAACGGGCCGGACATCGTGTACTACGTCGGCTCCGACTCGAAGCAGTTCACCGCCGCCGCCATCGCGCTGCTCGCGCTCGACGGCAAGCTGTCGCTCGACGACGACGTGCGGAAGTTCCTCCCCGAGATGCGCGACTACGGCACCCCGGTCACGGTGCGCAATCTCATCCACCATACGAGCGGCGTGCGCGACGTGTACGCGCTCATGAGCCTGCGCGGCGACCGCATGGAGGACGTCTTCCCCGATTCCGCGGCGCTCGACCTCATCTTCCGCCAGAAGGGGCTCGGCTTCGCGCCCGGCAGCGCGTACTCGTACAGCAACTCCGGCTACTACCTGCTCGCCCAGATCGTGAAGCGCGTCACCGGGCAGTCGCTGCGCGAGTTCGCCGACGCGCGCATCTTCGCGCCGTTGGGCATGACGCACACGCACTTCCACGACGACCCGGGACACCCGATGAAGTGGCGCGCGATGAGCTACGAGCGCGACGGCGCCGGTGCCTACCGGATCTCGTACCTGCAGAACTTCGACAAGACCGGCGCCGGTGGGCTGTACACGACGCTCGGCGATCTGCTGAAGTGGGACGAGAACTACTACACGCACCAGGTGGGCGGCGACGCGCTGCGGCGGCTCATCCACACGCGCGGCGTGCTGACGACCGGTGACACGCTGCCGTACGCGTTCGGCAACGAGGAGCGCACGTACCGCGGGCTGCGCACCACGGAGCACGGCGGCTCGCTCATGGGCTACAAGGCGTACGTGCTCCGCTTCCCCGACGCGCACTTCAGCGTGTTCGTGACGTGCAACCTCGGCACGATCGACCCCGGCCCGCTCGCGCACCGCGTGGCGGAGGTCTACCTCGGCGACCGCATGACCGCGCCGGCGGCCGCGACGACGTCGGTGCGCGCATCGAGCACGGCGAGCGACGAGCCGGCGCGCCCGGCGACCGACACGACGCTCGTCGGCACGTACTACAGCGACGACCTCGACGCGACGTGGCGCATCGTGCGCGCGCCCGACGGCAGCCTCGCGCTGCAGCTCCCGCGCGTCCGCGCGACGCCGCTCGTCGTGCGCGGCAGCGGCTACCGCGCCGGAACGATGGGCATTCGCTTCGAGCCCGGCGGGGTGATGGTCGCCACGGTGTCGCGCATCGGGGAGCTGCGATTGACAAGGCGTTGA